In one Synechococcales cyanobacterium T60_A2020_003 genomic region, the following are encoded:
- a CDS encoding DUF488 domain-containing protein has product MTKPINLFTIGFTQKSAQKFFETLQEAGVKQVVDTRLNNVSQLAGFAKRADLEYFLKSIGGISYVHILDLAPTQDILDEYKKNKGDWAVYEQKFLQLIASRQIEKKISPSQLDGACLLCSEAKPHHCHRRLVAEYLNGKWGSINICHL; this is encoded by the coding sequence ATGACCAAGCCAATCAACCTGTTCACGATTGGATTCACCCAAAAGAGCGCTCAGAAATTCTTTGAGACACTTCAAGAAGCAGGTGTAAAGCAAGTTGTAGATACTCGACTAAACAATGTCTCCCAGTTGGCTGGGTTCGCTAAACGAGCGGACTTAGAGTATTTTTTAAAGTCTATTGGCGGCATCAGTTATGTCCACATTCTAGATTTAGCTCCAACTCAAGATATTCTTGACGAGTACAAAAAAAACAAAGGAGATTGGGCGGTATATGAGCAAAAGTTTTTACAGCTTATAGCCAGTCGTCAAATTGAGAAAAAGATCTCTCCAAGTCAACTGGATGGTGCTTGCTTGCTCTGTAGTGAGGCAAAACCACATCACTGCCATCGCCGCTTAGTTGCTGAGTATCTAAATGGTAAGTGGGGAAGCATAAACATATGTCATCTCTGA
- a CDS encoding DUF488 domain-containing protein, which yields MELLTIGHSNYEIRTFVSLLQKHGVTAVVDVRSSPYSRFLPHFNRAALKEALATEKILYVFLGQELGARPKKQECYVKGKAVYEKIAATEEFHEGIQRVLKGVKKHKVSLMCAEKDPLTCHRAILVCQHLRRFDLQINHILRNGELESHDHLEQRMLKKHGFTDFSEMAEEQAQLSLFTQKSSNLSSREECLDIAYKIQGDEIAYVEKKGDDHDQANQPVHDWIHPKERSEIL from the coding sequence GTGGAATTGCTCACTATAGGTCACTCCAATTACGAAATCAGAACCTTTGTCTCGTTGCTTCAGAAGCATGGGGTCACTGCTGTTGTTGATGTTCGCTCATCTCCTTACAGCCGTTTTCTGCCACACTTCAATCGAGCAGCGCTGAAAGAAGCTTTAGCAACAGAGAAAATCCTCTATGTATTTCTGGGACAAGAACTAGGGGCAAGACCTAAAAAACAAGAGTGCTATGTTAAGGGCAAAGCAGTATATGAAAAAATTGCTGCAACTGAGGAATTTCATGAAGGAATTCAAAGGGTTTTAAAGGGTGTAAAAAAGCACAAGGTCTCGCTAATGTGTGCTGAGAAAGATCCGTTAACCTGCCATAGAGCGATTCTGGTTTGTCAACACCTACGACGCTTCGATTTACAGATCAATCACATTCTAAGAAACGGTGAATTAGAATCTCACGATCATCTAGAGCAGAGGATGCTTAAAAAGCATGGCTTTACAGACTTTTCAGAGATGGCAGAAGAACAGGCTCAACTTTCTTTATTCACTCAGAAAAGTAGTAACTTGTCAAGCAGAGAAGAGTGCTTGGACATAGCTTATAAGATTCAGGGTGACGAGATCGCATACGTAGAGAAGAAAGGTGATGACCATGACCAAGCCAATCAACCTGTTCACGATTGGATTCACCCAAAAGAGCGCTCAGAAATTCTTTGA
- a CDS encoding DUF433 domain-containing protein: MNSTTALLTRITQTPGQCGGRPCIRGMRIRVTDILEMLAENVSVTEILEDFPDLEPEDIQACLLFAARRTDFPRLTA; encoded by the coding sequence ATGAACTCGACAACTGCTTTGCTCACTCGCATTACCCAAACTCCTGGTCAATGTGGTGGTCGTCCCTGCATTCGAGGAATGCGAATCCGAGTCACTGATATTTTAGAAATGTTAGCTGAAAATGTTAGCGTTACTGAAATTTTAGAAGACTTTCCCGATTTAGAACCGGAAGATATTCAAGCTTGTCTGCTTTTTGCAGCACGACGCACTGATTTTCCTAGACTAACGGCATGA
- a CDS encoding DUF5615 family PIN-like protein yields MKIWIDAQLPPTLANWLSENFSLEAVALRDLSLRDAKDIEIFEAARSVSAVIMTKDSDFIDLVCRLGTPPQIVWLTCGNVTNRNLRQLLSATLPDALEQLRQGTMIVEISNTP; encoded by the coding sequence ATGAAGATTTGGATTGACGCTCAACTGCCTCCAACATTAGCGAACTGGCTATCAGAAAATTTTAGTTTAGAAGCCGTTGCCCTCCGAGATTTATCACTTCGAGATGCAAAAGATATTGAAATTTTTGAAGCAGCAAGAAGTGTAAGTGCTGTGATTATGACAAAGGACAGTGATTTCATTGATTTGGTCTGCCGCTTGGGGACACCACCTCAGATTGTGTGGTTAACCTGTGGTAATGTCACGAATCGGAACCTGCGGCAATTACTGTCAGCGACTTTACCTGATGCATTAGAACAACTGCGACAAGGAACAATGATCGTAGAGATTAGCAATACTCCTTGA